The Athene noctua chromosome 13, bAthNoc1.hap1.1, whole genome shotgun sequence genome has a segment encoding these proteins:
- the SENP8 gene encoding sentrin-specific protease 8: protein MDPVVLSYMDSLLRQSDVALLEPPNWLNDHIIGFAFEYFTNHQFQEFSDQVCFISPEVAQFIKCALSQEEIAIFLQPLDLLHKKLVFLPINDNSNQVAGGTHWSLLVYFRDKKCFAHYDSHSKCNSAHAKQVAGKLEDFLGKRGGKATFVEEKAPAQQNSYDCGMYVICNAEALCQGYFRGRPEPLLQLLTPSYITQKRSEWKALVTKLAQK, encoded by the coding sequence ATGGACCCTGTTGTTCTCAGCTACATGGACAGTTTGCTGAGGCAGTCGGATGTTGCCTTGCTGGAGCCCCCAAACTGGCTTAACGATCACATAATCGGGTTTGCCTTCGAGTACTTCACCAACCACCAGTTCCAAGAATTTAGCGATCAGGTTTGTTTTATCAGCCCCGAAGTGGCTCAGTTCATTAAATGTGCCCTTAGTCAGGAAGAAATAGCCATATTCCTTCAACCGCTGGACCTTCTCCACAAGAAGCTGGTGTTCTTGCCTATCAATGATAACTCCAACCAGGTTGCTGGGGGCACCCACTGGAGCTTACTGGTTTATTTCAGGGACAAAAAGTGCTTTGCCCATTATGATTCCCACAGTAAATGCAACTCTGCCCATGCCAAGCAAGTGGCAGGGAAGCTGGAGGACTTCTTGGGCAAAAGAGGGGGCAAAGCAACCTTTGTGGAAGAGAAGGCGCCTGCCCAGCAGAACAGCTATGACTGTGGGATGTACGTGATCTGCAACGCGGAGGCTCTGTGTCAGGGATACTTCAGGGGCCGGCCGGAGCCTTTGCTGCAGCTCCTCACCCCCTCCTACATCACGCAGAAGAGATCGGAGTGGAAAGCTCTCGTCACCAAACTGGCACAGAAGTGA